From one Phycisphaerae bacterium genomic stretch:
- a CDS encoding efflux RND transporter permease subunit → MAASGATPSSERHHDFTNAVVSAFLNSNLSLILILLAAAVGLTSLYVTPREEDPQIVVPLADVFVSFPGHSAREVEQLVATPLEKLLFEIDGVEYVYSMSRDERAVITVRFYVGEDRERSLVKLYKRMDENIDIVPPGVAGWVIKPVEIDDVPIVTLTLTSATSSDFVLRRVAEEMARRLAEVPDLSRAYVIGGRGRVVYAYLDLDRMQAYGLAPLEIRSALQSTNVFAVSGEFTRNDEVFQVAGGMPVTSSRELPELVVGVHDDRPVFLKDVADVVDGPDEVEAYVRHAWGPAAGFEMHAGSAGTPLSESVGISVAEVPHAAVTVAVAKKRGTNAVNVANAVLTAARELQQQMVPDDIDVIVTRNYGRTANEKVNELVEALAVAIVIVIALLTLGMGWREALIVALAVPVVFGLTLTVNLLLGYTINRVTLFALILSLGLLVDDPIVDVENISRHFVLRGRATREIVLEAVAEIRPPLITATLAVIVSFLPMFFITGMMGPYMRPMALNVPVAMLMSMVVAFTITPWLAFHFLKRGRPEGPGEGESESDPHDIGKIRNTALYRFFYPLMAPLLRSRAASWGFLGVIALLTALAAMLAATRHVPLKMLPFDNKNELLLVLDFDEGTTLERSDAAVRSFESFLASVPEVADFVSYVGVASPMDFNGMVRHYYLRKGPNVAEIRINLVGKKNRRDQSHGIALRIRDPLTDIASAHGASLKIVETPPGPPVIASVVAEVYGRPDHTYEQIISAAHTVRTRLAKEPGVVDVDDSVEADWTRLTFVPDQEKAAINGVSVEDIVESLRLCLEGAEAGIVHDPWERQPLMIELRLPRSLRSSRWDLGQIRVKGRGGNLVALAELGRWEESRVAKTIYHKNLQRVVYVFAETAGRPPADVVVDVLADQTREPPQNTGTADAGGVEQAQPLSVDRRTFFDSGGGIAWWIPGGFRADFSGEGEWKITLDVFRDLGLAFGAALVGIYVLLVAQTGSFMIPVVVMLAIPLSILGIMPGFWLLNALAGGQIGAYADPVFFTATGMIGMIALAGIVTRDAIILVDFIHLSMARGRTLFDAIMESRVVRLRPILLTAGTAMLSAAPITIDPIFSGLAWSLIFGLFASTVFTLFVIPVAYWLLHASPDDRANASR, encoded by the coding sequence CGCTGTACGTCACACCTCGGGAGGAAGATCCGCAGATCGTCGTTCCGCTGGCAGACGTGTTTGTCAGCTTTCCGGGGCACTCGGCGCGGGAAGTGGAGCAGCTTGTCGCCACCCCCCTGGAGAAACTCCTCTTCGAGATCGACGGCGTCGAATACGTCTACTCCATGTCGCGGGATGAGCGGGCTGTCATCACCGTTCGCTTCTACGTCGGAGAAGATCGCGAACGAAGCCTGGTGAAACTCTACAAACGGATGGACGAGAATATCGACATCGTTCCCCCGGGTGTTGCGGGCTGGGTGATCAAACCGGTCGAAATCGACGACGTGCCCATCGTCACCCTCACCCTGACGAGTGCCACTTCGAGCGATTTCGTCTTGCGCCGAGTCGCCGAGGAGATGGCCCGGCGACTGGCCGAGGTACCGGATCTCTCTCGAGCCTACGTGATTGGCGGGCGAGGTCGCGTTGTTTACGCTTATCTGGATCTGGACCGGATGCAGGCTTACGGACTTGCGCCGCTGGAAATTCGTTCGGCCCTCCAGAGCACCAACGTCTTTGCGGTTTCCGGCGAATTCACCCGGAACGATGAAGTGTTCCAGGTGGCGGGCGGGATGCCCGTAACGTCATCGCGGGAATTGCCTGAACTCGTAGTCGGCGTACACGACGATCGGCCGGTCTTTCTCAAGGACGTGGCCGATGTCGTCGACGGCCCCGACGAGGTCGAAGCTTATGTCCGTCACGCGTGGGGACCGGCGGCAGGTTTCGAGATGCACGCCGGTTCGGCAGGCACGCCGCTCTCGGAATCGGTGGGAATTTCAGTGGCTGAAGTCCCCCACGCCGCTGTGACCGTCGCTGTGGCCAAGAAGCGGGGCACAAACGCGGTCAACGTGGCCAATGCGGTTCTCACTGCGGCGCGTGAGCTCCAACAGCAGATGGTTCCCGACGACATCGACGTCATCGTGACGCGCAACTACGGCCGAACTGCGAACGAGAAGGTCAACGAGCTCGTCGAAGCGCTTGCTGTGGCGATCGTGATCGTCATTGCGCTGCTCACACTCGGCATGGGCTGGCGGGAAGCGCTGATCGTCGCGCTGGCGGTGCCCGTGGTCTTCGGGCTTACTCTGACCGTCAATCTACTGCTGGGTTATACGATCAACCGCGTGACGCTGTTTGCATTGATTCTCTCCCTGGGCTTACTGGTCGACGACCCCATCGTCGACGTGGAGAACATCTCCCGGCATTTCGTCCTGCGTGGCCGGGCAACGCGCGAGATCGTTCTCGAGGCCGTCGCCGAGATTCGCCCTCCACTGATCACGGCCACGCTCGCCGTGATCGTCTCCTTCCTGCCGATGTTCTTCATCACAGGCATGATGGGGCCGTATATGCGTCCAATGGCCCTGAACGTACCGGTGGCCATGCTTATGTCGATGGTCGTGGCGTTCACCATTACGCCCTGGCTCGCGTTTCACTTCCTGAAGCGCGGCAGACCTGAAGGGCCCGGCGAAGGCGAATCGGAGTCTGATCCGCACGACATCGGAAAAATCAGGAATACGGCGCTGTACCGCTTCTTCTATCCGCTCATGGCGCCATTGCTTCGCTCGCGAGCTGCCTCGTGGGGTTTCCTGGGCGTCATCGCCCTTCTGACGGCACTCGCAGCCATGCTGGCTGCGACACGGCATGTGCCGCTGAAGATGCTCCCGTTCGACAACAAGAACGAGTTGCTTCTCGTGCTGGACTTCGACGAGGGGACCACCCTGGAGCGGAGCGATGCCGCGGTTAGGTCGTTTGAGTCCTTTCTGGCAAGTGTGCCGGAGGTCGCCGACTTTGTCTCCTACGTCGGCGTTGCTTCGCCCATGGATTTCAATGGAATGGTTCGCCATTACTACTTGCGAAAGGGCCCCAACGTTGCGGAGATCCGTATCAACCTTGTCGGCAAGAAGAACCGGCGTGACCAGAGCCATGGGATTGCCCTGCGAATACGCGATCCGCTTACTGATATCGCCAGCGCACATGGTGCAAGTCTCAAGATCGTCGAGACGCCTCCGGGACCTCCCGTGATTGCGAGCGTTGTCGCAGAAGTGTATGGCCGGCCGGATCACACCTATGAGCAGATCATCAGCGCCGCTCACACGGTGCGGACGCGTCTGGCGAAGGAACCCGGGGTCGTTGACGTAGACGATTCCGTTGAAGCGGACTGGACGAGGCTGACCTTCGTGCCCGACCAGGAAAAAGCCGCCATCAACGGCGTCAGCGTAGAGGACATTGTTGAGTCGCTTCGGCTCTGCCTGGAGGGCGCAGAGGCCGGGATCGTGCACGACCCGTGGGAACGCCAGCCGCTGATGATCGAACTGCGCCTGCCGCGTTCCTTGCGGTCCAGTCGCTGGGACTTGGGCCAGATTCGCGTGAAAGGGCGAGGAGGGAATCTCGTCGCGCTGGCCGAACTCGGGCGTTGGGAAGAGTCGCGTGTCGCCAAGACGATTTACCACAAGAATCTTCAGCGCGTTGTCTACGTGTTCGCGGAGACGGCGGGACGGCCCCCGGCCGATGTCGTCGTCGATGTGCTGGCCGACCAAACGAGAGAGCCGCCACAAAATACCGGGACAGCTGACGCCGGCGGGGTCGAACAAGCGCAGCCGCTTTCCGTCGACAGGCGTACGTTCTTTGATTCCGGAGGAGGGATCGCCTGGTGGATTCCTGGGGGATTCCGCGCTGACTTCTCGGGCGAGGGCGAATGGAAGATCACGCTCGATGTCTTCCGCGATCTGGGCCTGGCTTTCGGCGCGGCCCTTGTCGGCATCTACGTTCTGCTCGTGGCGCAGACAGGCTCATTCATGATTCCGGTCGTGGTCATGCTGGCCATCCCGCTGAGCATCCTCGGTATCATGCCCGGATTCTGGCTGCTCAATGCGCTTGCCGGCGGGCAGATCGGTGCGTACGCCGATCCCGTGTTTTTCACAGCCACAGGTATGATCGGCATGATCGCCCTCGCCGGCATCGTCACCCGCGACGCGATCATCCTCGTCGACTTCATTCATCTTTCGATGGCCCGCGGGCGGACGCTCTTCGACGCGATCATGGAAAGTCGGGTCGTGCGTTTGCGCCCCATTCTGCTCACCGCCGGCACGGCCATGCTTTCGGCTGCCCCGATCACGATCGATCCCATTTTCTCGGGTCTGGCCTGGTCGCTCATCTTCGGCCTGTTCGCGTCCACGGTCTTCACGCTGTTCGTGATTCCAGTGGCCTATTGGTTGCTGCATGCTTCCCCCGACGACCGGGCAAATGCGAGCAGATAG
- a CDS encoding site-2 protease family protein, whose product MFGKSVKLFTLFGFPVRADISWLLVVLLLSWSLAQGLFPTTHPGLSQAQYWTMGVVATVGLFVSIVLHEFGHSLVARRHGMPMKGITLFIFGGVAEMQDEPPSPRAEFQVAVAGPIVSVIIGALCIGIASSGSLFHWPRAVTGVLGYVGFMNVILVVFNLVPAFPLDGGRVLRSALWQWKKNLRRATRITSNIGMIFGLTLVVLGLLSIVTGNFIGGLWWVLIGLFLRGAAQLSYRQLLVRRALEGEAVRQFMSTEPITVSPTTSLKDVVENYIYRYHHRMFPVTQNGKLVGCISSREVRDIPQQQWDQKAVQELVRPCSEDNTMSPDLDAVKALGRMRRDGNSRFMVVDDGRLVGILSLKDLLKFLSLKMELEEDVPPRLAGLGSQPE is encoded by the coding sequence ATGTTTGGAAAGAGCGTCAAGCTATTCACGCTATTCGGGTTCCCGGTGCGGGCGGACATTAGCTGGCTGCTGGTCGTGCTCCTGCTGAGCTGGTCGCTGGCCCAGGGTCTGTTTCCGACGACGCACCCCGGACTGTCCCAAGCCCAGTACTGGACCATGGGTGTTGTCGCCACGGTCGGCCTGTTTGTCTCGATTGTTCTACACGAGTTCGGTCACTCCCTGGTCGCGCGCCGTCACGGCATGCCCATGAAGGGAATTACGCTCTTTATATTCGGTGGCGTAGCGGAAATGCAGGATGAACCTCCCAGCCCAAGAGCCGAGTTCCAAGTGGCCGTCGCCGGACCGATCGTCAGCGTCATTATCGGCGCACTGTGCATAGGCATTGCCTCGTCCGGCAGCCTCTTCCATTGGCCGCGGGCCGTGACCGGTGTGCTGGGATACGTCGGATTCATGAACGTTATCCTCGTTGTGTTTAATCTTGTTCCGGCGTTTCCATTGGATGGCGGGCGCGTGCTGCGTTCCGCCCTCTGGCAATGGAAGAAGAATCTGCGAAGAGCGACGCGCATCACATCCAACATTGGAATGATCTTCGGTCTCACGCTGGTGGTCCTGGGCTTGTTAAGCATTGTGACCGGCAACTTCATCGGCGGCTTGTGGTGGGTCCTAATCGGGCTGTTCCTTCGGGGCGCCGCGCAATTGTCCTACCGGCAACTGCTGGTTCGGCGCGCACTGGAAGGGGAAGCGGTTCGCCAGTTCATGTCGACGGAGCCGATTACCGTTTCCCCCACCACAAGCCTGAAGGATGTTGTGGAGAACTATATCTATCGTTACCACCACCGCATGTTCCCCGTGACGCAGAACGGTAAGCTCGTGGGGTGCATATCATCGCGCGAGGTTCGCGATATTCCACAACAGCAGTGGGACCAGAAGGCCGTGCAGGAGCTGGTACGCCCTTGCAGCGAGGATAACACGATGTCACCGGACCTGGATGCCGTGAAGGCACTGGGAAGAATGCGGCGCGACGGCAATTCGAGGTTCATGGTGGTAGACGATGGACGACTTGTCGGGATTCTTTCGCTCAAAGATCTGCTCAAGTTCCTTTCACTGAAGATGGAGCTCGAAGAGGATGTGCCGCCGCGCCTCGCCGGATTGGGGTCGCAACCAGAGTAA
- a CDS encoding ferritin gives MASQYHEPVDELSPDARDLHRALSSLMEEIEAIDWYNQRADVCEDDHLREILLHNRDEEMEHAAMALEWLRRRMPEIDEKLRTYLFTSQPITELEDNAEDNGATAGKGLHTVGDLGLRRLSG, from the coding sequence ATGGCTTCGCAATATCATGAACCAGTTGATGAATTGTCGCCCGACGCTCGAGACCTCCACCGGGCACTGTCCAGCCTGATGGAAGAGATCGAGGCCATCGACTGGTACAACCAGCGGGCGGATGTCTGCGAGGATGACCACCTGAGGGAAATCCTGTTACACAATCGAGATGAGGAGATGGAACACGCTGCAATGGCGCTGGAGTGGCTTCGCCGGCGCATGCCGGAGATTGATGAAAAGCTCAGGACTTACTTGTTCACTTCGCAACCGATCACCGAACTGGAAGACAACGCCGAGGACAACGGGGCGACTGCAGGCAAAGGCCTGCATACCGTCGGAGACCTCGGCCTGCGTAGACTCAGCGGATAG
- a CDS encoding bacteriocin family protein, with translation MMTDWHRRTLAPLTPEAWNEVDSTARRILTSQLSARRLVDFDGPHQPLMGAANSGRLEISKTEGPGGVPWGLRKVEPLVELRIPFVVNQMELDNITRGCRNPDLSALEKAAGKLVRFEETAIYHGFEAGGIQGITPSSSHDAVPLPSDAGALTQSVAEGVRTLRVSGIGGPYALVLGGEPFFALMQAGTTGYPPIRIIRNTLGGEVLWSPALQGGVLLSTRGGDFELVVGEDISIGYAMHDRDKVELYLAESFTFRVHEPAAALALQSA, from the coding sequence ATGATGACAGATTGGCACCGACGAACGCTTGCCCCTTTGACACCCGAGGCATGGAATGAGGTTGATTCCACGGCGCGACGTATACTCACGAGCCAGCTTTCCGCTCGGCGGCTGGTAGACTTCGATGGACCACATCAGCCGTTGATGGGCGCAGCCAATTCCGGTCGCCTGGAGATTTCGAAGACAGAAGGACCGGGTGGGGTCCCCTGGGGGCTGCGCAAGGTGGAGCCGCTGGTCGAACTCCGTATTCCCTTCGTCGTGAATCAGATGGAGCTCGATAACATTACGCGTGGTTGCCGCAACCCCGATCTGAGTGCCCTGGAGAAGGCTGCCGGAAAACTGGTCCGTTTTGAAGAAACGGCCATTTATCACGGCTTCGAAGCCGGCGGCATCCAGGGAATCACTCCGAGCTCTTCGCACGATGCGGTGCCCTTGCCTTCCGACGCCGGAGCATTGACGCAGAGCGTGGCCGAAGGCGTGAGGACATTGAGGGTATCCGGGATAGGTGGCCCATACGCGCTCGTCTTGGGCGGTGAACCCTTTTTTGCCCTGATGCAAGCGGGCACAACCGGGTATCCACCTATTCGCATCATCCGGAATACGCTTGGCGGTGAAGTGCTCTGGAGCCCGGCGCTGCAAGGCGGCGTTCTTCTTTCCACGCGAGGCGGCGACTTTGAGCTCGTCGTCGGTGAGGACATTTCGATCGGATACGCCATGCACGACCGCGACAAAGTCGAGCTTTATCTTGCCGAATCATTCACCTTTCGTGTTCATGAACCCGCCGCCGCGCTCGCTCTGCAATCGGCATGA
- a CDS encoding formamidopyrimidine-DNA glycosylase produces MPELPDVAVFGQYINATALHRNIVRATASDARVVMGDSLKALQRKLKADALDSTARHGKYLGVRLASGRCLVLHFGMTGNIKYLKVNGDPPKYSKLVLQFEDHYQLAYINKRRLGRIQLVEDWDAFLGGASLGPDALQIKKSDFIQLLTVGKGSVKTRLMNQNVLAGLGNVYTDETLFQSGIHPATHVSRITRARASDIWRTMRHVLRTAIDRKADPNSLPDSWLTPQRGENQCPCCKGKLRRTKVSGRTSVFCPHCQHK; encoded by the coding sequence GTGCCGGAATTGCCTGACGTCGCTGTCTTCGGTCAGTACATTAACGCGACAGCGCTGCATCGCAACATCGTGCGCGCAACGGCCAGTGATGCTCGCGTCGTCATGGGCGACTCCCTCAAGGCCCTTCAGCGAAAGCTGAAAGCGGACGCGCTGGATTCCACGGCGCGACATGGCAAGTATCTTGGGGTTCGGCTCGCAAGTGGTCGTTGCCTCGTCCTGCATTTCGGGATGACCGGCAACATTAAATACCTCAAAGTCAACGGAGATCCGCCCAAGTACAGCAAGCTGGTTCTCCAATTCGAGGACCACTACCAACTGGCCTATATCAACAAGCGCCGACTTGGCCGAATACAACTGGTAGAAGACTGGGACGCGTTTCTCGGGGGAGCCTCTCTCGGCCCAGACGCACTCCAGATAAAGAAGAGTGACTTCATCCAGTTACTCACGGTGGGGAAGGGATCGGTCAAGACTCGCCTGATGAATCAGAATGTACTGGCTGGACTGGGAAATGTCTATACCGATGAGACCTTATTCCAGTCCGGGATACACCCAGCCACGCATGTCAGTCGGATCACCCGCGCAAGAGCCTCGGACATCTGGCGTACCATGCGACACGTCTTGCGGACTGCGATTGATCGGAAGGCAGATCCCAATTCCCTGCCCGATTCCTGGTTGACACCACAACGCGGCGAAAACCAGTGTCCGTGCTGCAAGGGAAAGTTACGTCGCACGAAAGTCAGCGGCCGAACGTCGGTATTCTGCCCGCACTGCCAGCACAAATAG